The nucleotide window TAAATTTAGATTTAACTCTTCGTCCTTAAGCCCAAAAATATCTTTCAATTCCTTCATCTTATTCTCTAACTTCATCAATGTCTCACCGACCCGCTCAATCTCCTCATCAGTTAGAGAACCTGCCTCTACCCTTCTCATTGCCTGTTTTTCTATTAACTGCCGAAGTAATTCCACAATGGTAAGGACTAATTTTGCCAAGCCTTTTTCAACATTTTTAGGGTCAATATTAATCCTCTCAGGATTAACATCTTTGACTTCTTCTATGTCTTTAACTGTGATTACTATAGATGGTTTATCCATTTTATGTTGGCTCCTCAGTTGCGCCCGAAAAAGGGGCTCCTCTTAGTCGCTCCATAGTCTCTACAGAACTAACT belongs to Nitrospirota bacterium and includes:
- a CDS encoding gas vesicle protein K, which encodes MDKPSIVITVKDIEEVKDVNPERINIDPKNVEKGLAKLVLTIVELLRQLIEKQAMRRVEAGSLTDEEIERVGETLMKLENKMKELKDIFGLKDEELNLNLGPLGDLL